A window of the Arenibacter algicola genome harbors these coding sequences:
- a CDS encoding multiheme c-type cytochrome codes for MAIINRKFFRNSIMVIMLLGLTTLVFHCKNGTKESEYFNPQVLATHGNGEHFVGSKTCMECHADIYNAHLNTAHFNSGAIADSSNIKGSFKEGTNILDLKAVEFQMLKNGEYFYQHTKIKNRSTEIAPSKFDIVIGSGVRGQSYLTWDNDELYQLQASYYTPTDSWVNSPGYPTYYDEPRPIRDACLKCHITFAKSVEPSPKGNRFDKSQMIYGIDCERCHGPSAKHVIFHRENPEAMEAKFTLKIEDLNRQQRLDLCAQCHSGPRSIVLKGNSFSYFPGEDLNQYTKNVDNSNPDQKLDVHGNQYGLLTISECFKQTATMDCSTCHDPHRKERGNTDYFNSKCISCHTEGETVCSNTVMDKHIKANNCITCHMPTTPSQAMMVQLDRDSLETSFNIRTHLIAIYNKDMWRD; via the coding sequence ATGGCTATAATCAATAGAAAGTTCTTTAGGAATTCCATAATGGTTATTATGCTGTTGGGGCTAACTACTTTGGTGTTCCATTGTAAAAATGGAACAAAGGAATCGGAATATTTCAATCCCCAAGTCCTGGCAACCCATGGAAACGGGGAACATTTTGTAGGTTCCAAAACCTGTATGGAGTGCCATGCGGACATTTATAACGCTCATTTGAATACGGCACATTTTAATAGTGGGGCCATAGCGGATTCATCCAATATTAAGGGAAGTTTCAAGGAGGGTACAAATATTTTGGACCTAAAGGCGGTGGAGTTTCAAATGTTGAAGAATGGGGAATATTTTTATCAACATACCAAGATAAAGAATAGGAGCACCGAAATTGCGCCTTCAAAATTCGATATTGTTATTGGATCCGGAGTTAGGGGGCAGTCGTACCTCACCTGGGATAATGACGAATTATATCAATTGCAAGCTTCCTATTATACTCCTACGGACAGTTGGGTTAACAGTCCGGGATATCCTACCTATTACGATGAGCCAAGACCCATAAGGGATGCCTGTCTTAAATGCCATATCACCTTTGCTAAAAGTGTAGAACCGTCACCCAAAGGAAATCGGTTTGACAAATCTCAAATGATTTACGGGATAGATTGTGAGCGTTGCCACGGCCCGTCTGCCAAGCATGTAATATTTCACAGGGAGAATCCCGAGGCAATGGAGGCCAAATTTACCCTAAAAATAGAGGATCTAAACCGCCAACAGCGCTTGGATCTATGTGCCCAATGCCATTCAGGACCAAGAAGCATTGTCTTGAAAGGAAATTCTTTTTCTTATTTTCCGGGGGAGGACCTGAACCAATATACCAAAAATGTGGACAACAGTAACCCAGATCAAAAGTTGGACGTTCATGGCAATCAATACGGCCTTCTAACCATTAGTGAATGTTTTAAACAAACGGCAACTATGGATTGCAGCACCTGCCACGACCCCCATAGGAAAGAAAGGGGGAATACCGATTATTTTAATAGTAAATGTATAAGCTGCCATACAGAAGGGGAAACGGTCTGTTCCAATACAGTGATGGATAAGCATATAAAGGCCAATAATTGTATTACCTGCCATATGCCCACCACCCCTTCCCAGGCCATGATGGTGCAGTTGGACCGAGATAGTTTGGAAACCTCCTTTAATATCAGGACCCATTTAATAGCTATCTATAACAAAGATATGTGGCGGGATTAG
- a CDS encoding VCBS repeat-containing protein: MMKKFIYFIFLALLVVSCEPKSTQLFSKLDAAKTGVDFKNKLTETHKYNYFTYPYMYLGGGVSVGDVNNDGLEDIFFTGNMVANKLYLNKGNLEFEDISESAGITGDERWYSGTTFVDINQDGYLDIYCSVGGKNGPNNNVLYINNQDNTFIEKAAEYGIDCDGISMQSTFFDYDKDGDLDLYVINYPPTSFTAPVEYYQYMLDNHEIKDSDRLYRNDNGKFTDVTVEAGLSSFGLSLGVVASDVNNDGYTDIFVSNDFNAPDFLFINNQDGTFTNQINTSLQQISFFGMGADIADFNNDGFMDIFQLDMSAEDNFRSKANMSSMDPAAFYKSVNVGLHHQYMQNSLQMNNGNSAGELPLFSNVARMAGVSSTDWSWGGLMADFDNDGWKDLFVTNGIRRDVNNKDFYAKHREFFNKMEKDPNYKNKEEEVGLLKYLEELPSEKLSNYIFHNNKDLTFTKKTEEWGFQEKTFSNGVAYSDLDNDGDLDLVINNLEDTASIYRNNSSGSNQLTLDLKGQGKVLPNGSKVSVYTTDGLQVQEHNTVRGYLSSVTPLLHFGLGQVKQVDSIVVAWPNGTTTKLDQVKANQRLAIRYGESGVASSQKIKAEGSTQFETLDTPNIFKHTENIFNDFEVEVLLPHKNSTLGPSLATGDLNGDGLDDYIVGGAVGQPVSVFIQDTMGDFSELVIPDLAGDKYYEDLGIVIFDADNDGDNDFYIASGGNEFKPNSLGYEDRFYENLGNGKFQRNKQAIPDTKISGLNVSVSDYDKDGDLDLFVGGRLVPKKYPYPADSYILENVSTPEGVKFVDATQKVLPGLKSLGLVTSSSWIDFDNDGWEDLVIVGEWMPIKFYRNVKGVFEDVSDQLVQGNTSGWWFSVEKGDFDNDGDLDLVVGNLGKNYKYQASSKSPFKVYLNDFDSNETSDIVLSYKKGETEFPVRGRQCSSEQMPAIKVKFQDYNSFASATLNQIYTDKLLEESLSYEITSFASIYLENNNGVFTARPLPQLAQISSINKFVVDDFNKDGNLDVVLAGNLYNAEVETPRGDASFGLYLQGDGSGNFMAKTMMESGLKIVGDVRGMELLTVNGQKHLLVAKNDDFLQMIKVN, from the coding sequence ATGATGAAGAAATTTATTTATTTTATTTTTTTGGCACTGTTGGTAGTATCCTGTGAACCAAAGTCAACACAATTGTTTTCCAAATTGGACGCTGCCAAGACCGGTGTAGATTTTAAAAATAAACTTACAGAAACCCATAAGTATAACTATTTTACCTACCCTTACATGTATCTCGGGGGAGGCGTTTCAGTGGGTGATGTAAATAATGATGGACTAGAGGATATCTTTTTCACAGGTAATATGGTAGCCAATAAGCTGTATTTGAACAAGGGAAATCTTGAGTTTGAGGATATTTCTGAAAGTGCTGGAATAACGGGTGACGAACGTTGGTATTCCGGAACCACTTTTGTAGATATCAATCAGGATGGGTATTTGGATATCTATTGCTCTGTAGGCGGAAAAAATGGCCCTAATAATAATGTGCTGTACATTAATAATCAAGATAACACCTTTATCGAAAAGGCAGCGGAATACGGAATTGACTGTGATGGGATTAGTATGCAGTCTACCTTTTTTGACTATGACAAGGACGGAGATCTGGATTTATACGTCATTAATTATCCTCCTACAAGCTTTACAGCTCCGGTGGAATATTATCAATATATGCTGGACAATCATGAAATAAAGGATTCCGACAGACTATATCGCAATGACAATGGCAAGTTTACAGATGTTACCGTGGAAGCGGGATTAAGTTCCTTTGGGCTTAGTTTGGGTGTTGTGGCATCGGATGTTAACAATGACGGCTATACGGATATCTTTGTATCCAACGATTTCAATGCCCCCGATTTTTTGTTTATCAATAACCAGGACGGAACTTTTACCAATCAGATCAATACCAGTTTACAACAAATCTCCTTCTTTGGAATGGGTGCTGATATTGCAGATTTCAATAACGATGGATTCATGGACATTTTTCAATTGGATATGTCCGCCGAAGACAACTTTAGATCTAAGGCCAATATGTCTTCCATGGACCCTGCAGCTTTTTATAAATCTGTTAATGTTGGTCTTCACCACCAATACATGCAGAATTCCCTGCAAATGAATAATGGAAATAGTGCTGGTGAGCTACCCTTGTTCAGTAATGTGGCCAGAATGGCCGGGGTTTCCTCTACCGATTGGAGTTGGGGCGGACTTATGGCCGATTTTGATAATGATGGATGGAAGGATCTATTTGTTACCAATGGCATCCGTAGGGATGTAAATAACAAGGATTTTTATGCCAAGCATAGGGAGTTCTTTAATAAAATGGAGAAGGATCCCAACTACAAGAACAAAGAGGAGGAAGTGGGGCTTTTGAAATATTTGGAAGAGTTGCCCTCCGAAAAATTGAGCAATTATATATTCCACAATAATAAGGACTTAACTTTTACCAAGAAGACGGAAGAATGGGGTTTTCAGGAAAAAACTTTTTCCAATGGGGTGGCCTATTCTGATCTGGACAATGATGGGGATTTGGACTTGGTTATCAACAATTTGGAAGATACTGCCAGTATTTACCGCAATAATTCCTCTGGCAGCAATCAATTGACCTTGGATCTAAAAGGTCAGGGGAAGGTGCTGCCCAATGGAAGCAAGGTCTCCGTATATACAACTGATGGTCTGCAGGTTCAAGAGCACAATACAGTACGCGGGTATCTGTCATCCGTAACGCCTTTACTTCATTTTGGATTGGGGCAAGTTAAGCAGGTAGATAGTATAGTGGTTGCTTGGCCAAATGGGACAACGACCAAACTTGATCAAGTCAAGGCCAATCAAAGGCTTGCCATTAGGTATGGGGAATCTGGGGTTGCCTCTTCCCAGAAAATAAAGGCGGAGGGCTCAACGCAGTTTGAAACATTGGATACGCCGAATATTTTTAAACATACCGAAAACATTTTCAATGATTTTGAAGTAGAAGTACTGTTACCACACAAAAATTCTACCTTGGGTCCTTCACTGGCTACTGGGGATTTAAATGGGGACGGATTGGACGATTATATTGTTGGAGGAGCTGTAGGTCAGCCTGTATCTGTTTTCATACAGGATACCATGGGTGATTTTTCTGAATTGGTTATTCCAGATCTGGCTGGTGATAAGTACTATGAGGATCTTGGAATTGTAATTTTTGATGCTGACAATGATGGGGACAATGATTTTTATATTGCCAGCGGAGGCAATGAATTTAAACCCAATTCCTTGGGCTATGAAGATCGCTTTTATGAGAATTTGGGCAATGGTAAATTTCAGCGCAACAAGCAGGCCATTCCGGATACCAAAATTAGTGGGCTCAATGTTTCTGTATCCGATTATGATAAGGATGGGGATTTGGACTTGTTTGTAGGTGGAAGATTGGTTCCCAAGAAATATCCATACCCGGCAGACTCCTATATTTTGGAAAATGTAAGTACCCCAGAAGGGGTGAAATTTGTGGATGCTACCCAAAAAGTACTTCCAGGGTTGAAGTCCTTGGGACTGGTAACCTCTTCAAGCTGGATAGATTTTGACAATGACGGATGGGAAGACTTGGTAATCGTTGGGGAATGGATGCCCATCAAATTCTATAGGAATGTAAAAGGTGTTTTTGAAGATGTATCCGATCAACTGGTTCAAGGCAATACTTCGGGCTGGTGGTTCTCGGTAGAAAAAGGGGATTTTGACAATGATGGGGATTTGGACTTGGTAGTAGGGAATTTGGGTAAAAACTATAAATATCAGGCCAGTTCCAAGTCGCCCTTTAAAGTGTATTTAAATGATTTTGACAGCAATGAAACTTCGGACATAGTACTGAGCTATAAGAAAGGGGAAACGGAATTCCCTGTACGGGGAAGACAATGTTCTTCAGAACAAATGCCAGCAATAAAGGTGAAGTTCCAGGATTATAACTCGTTTGCAAGCGCTACCTTAAATCAGATTTACACGGACAAATTATTGGAGGAGTCCTTGAGCTATGAGATTACTTCCTTTGCCAGTATTTATCTGGAGAACAATAATGGGGTGTTTACCGCAAGGCCATTGCCCCAATTGGCGCAGATTTCAAGTATCAACAAATTTGTGGTAGACGATTTCAACAAGGACGGAAACTTGGATGTGGTCTTGGCAGGTAATTTGTATAATGCCGAGGTGGAAACGCCCAGGGGAGATGCTAGTTTTGGACTCTACCTTCAAGGGGATGGCAGTGGAAATTTTATGGCCAAGACCATGATGGAGTCCGGCCTTAAAATAGTAGGTGATGTAAGGGGAATGGAACTCCTTACCGTAAATGGACAAAAGCATTTGCTGGTGGCCAAAAATGATGATTTCCTGCAAATGATCAAGGTGAATTAG
- a CDS encoding RagB/SusD family nutrient uptake outer membrane protein, with translation MKKNVLKITALLAFGFLFVGCNEDFLETTPLSEVADTSVWSDPKLAEAAVLDLYQGTWAGTLTREETTDAFTDQAVFTHPGRGVDGYTEGKMNPAGNFMDMQWFSWPQLYPFIRSANNAIQKLTLNEAGMEAALVNRLLGEAYFMRGYFYTQLMRQFGGVVLTLEPLTLESESNNPRATFAETVNQILSDLDRAIDLLEEAPRDPARADKITALAMKSRVLTHVASDLYEPSKNSGVSTIASYSNPELIGWTSGSQLQRWEAAKVASKALLDATIGYKLDYTSPASQEEAIQNYEDIWLQGDENQDFIWGRLVEEFGFGSRTYPGGDGWSQGPGMVALYHGPNGYHEWAGTTPTEALVSKYDFADGTKFDWDNPAHAAAPYDNREARFYSTFLYDGGGWKQRTDDVVRFDKFNELQTGYYTLSDGTIINGVDTRQGPIEDWNGSRTGYYFRKFSDPRTPASWPNDLQKVDAPYIRYTEVLLNYVEANINLGEEGEAITWLNKLRFRNGLPAVTASGSALLELYKRERDKELVNEDARLFDMKRWLEGPQSLNKQVQQILIQATQKPGTTVTDYRKDTSLFNYVYRPTNIVFENRIWRDHVYFMPIKQEEIDKDPSIIQNPGY, from the coding sequence ATGAAGAAGAATGTTTTAAAAATTACAGCCTTATTGGCCTTCGGATTTCTTTTTGTGGGATGTAACGAGGATTTTCTGGAAACTACCCCGCTGAGTGAAGTTGCGGATACAAGTGTATGGTCCGATCCTAAATTAGCGGAGGCCGCGGTCCTGGATCTGTACCAAGGAACATGGGCAGGAACCCTTACCCGTGAGGAGACTACGGATGCCTTTACGGATCAGGCCGTTTTTACACACCCAGGTAGGGGAGTGGATGGTTATACGGAAGGTAAAATGAACCCAGCGGGTAACTTTATGGACATGCAATGGTTCAGTTGGCCACAATTGTATCCCTTTATAAGAAGTGCCAATAATGCTATCCAAAAACTTACCCTTAATGAGGCAGGGATGGAAGCCGCGTTGGTAAATAGATTGCTTGGTGAAGCTTATTTTATGAGAGGCTACTTTTATACCCAATTAATGAGACAGTTCGGTGGCGTGGTTTTAACTTTGGAGCCTTTGACCTTGGAAAGCGAATCCAACAACCCTAGGGCTACCTTTGCGGAAACCGTGAACCAAATTTTATCGGATTTGGACCGGGCTATAGATTTATTGGAAGAGGCACCTAGAGATCCTGCAAGGGCAGATAAGATTACTGCTTTGGCTATGAAGTCCAGAGTACTGACCCATGTAGCAAGTGATTTGTACGAGCCTTCCAAAAACTCTGGGGTTTCTACCATTGCTTCCTATAGCAATCCTGAATTGATCGGATGGACTAGTGGTTCCCAATTGCAACGGTGGGAAGCTGCTAAAGTGGCTTCCAAGGCCTTATTGGATGCCACAATAGGATATAAATTGGATTATACTTCTCCAGCCTCACAGGAAGAGGCCATTCAAAATTATGAGGATATTTGGCTTCAGGGAGATGAGAATCAAGATTTTATTTGGGGAAGATTGGTTGAGGAATTTGGATTTGGTTCCAGGACCTATCCAGGAGGGGACGGATGGTCCCAAGGACCTGGAATGGTGGCCTTGTACCATGGACCTAACGGTTATCACGAATGGGCAGGAACTACACCTACAGAAGCCTTGGTTTCCAAATACGATTTTGCCGATGGCACTAAGTTTGATTGGGACAATCCTGCACATGCCGCAGCGCCTTATGACAATCGTGAAGCACGTTTCTATTCCACCTTCCTTTATGATGGTGGTGGCTGGAAGCAAAGAACTGATGACGTAGTTAGATTTGATAAATTTAATGAACTCCAGACCGGTTATTATACCTTGTCCGATGGTACCATTATAAATGGTGTTGATACCCGTCAAGGTCCTATAGAGGATTGGAACGGTTCCCGAACTGGGTATTATTTCAGGAAATTTTCTGACCCTAGAACACCTGCTTCATGGCCGAACGACCTTCAAAAAGTAGATGCGCCATATATTAGATATACCGAGGTATTACTGAATTATGTGGAGGCCAATATCAATCTGGGGGAAGAAGGGGAAGCCATAACTTGGTTGAACAAACTCCGATTTAGAAATGGCTTACCAGCGGTGACGGCATCAGGTTCGGCATTATTGGAACTCTATAAAAGGGAACGGGATAAGGAATTAGTAAATGAGGATGCAAGGCTCTTTGACATGAAACGATGGTTGGAAGGTCCACAATCCCTTAATAAACAGGTACAGCAAATATTGATTCAGGCCACTCAAAAGCCGGGAACCACTGTAACGGATTACAGAAAGGATACGTCCTTATTTAATTATGTCTACAGGCCCACAAACATTGTTTTTGAAAATAGAATTTGGCGGGATCACGTTTATTTTATGCCTATTAAACAGGAAGAGATCGATAAGGATCCTTCAATAATCCAGAATCCGGGTTATTAG
- a CDS encoding AraC family transcriptional regulator, whose product MNNLTKTTVFIILFFLFNTLSANETPVDSVDSYLNAVHSLVKNKDSYKEDFLDIEFLLDKNEYAQGKEKVLTLLSLYTAYIYKSAEMANKYNDQAMVLSEKLAYKEGVLKANYNRAYFLFVLGDFEESMKMVLETQKVVGAATYPEIYADIMTLKSYIYSERGEYDRALETGLRLLDSAEKSKNDYLLMKANSALSHYYLRIENYSKSLSYCLKGLHYILKLKKTQYIYPKIDEIARMTAKLNDPKGALKIYAFFLEIEKKLPPAGSYILASVHSNMANIYMSIGEHEKALTHISKALEINFENNYLFRIPRALTVQAELYLQAKDTAQAISNYEKSIEAAENIDAFDVVKRNSYVLGQLYEKTNQISKSNDYKSLYKAINDSLFTNEKEQKIIILETKRKIKEVLQNKKILELENQAQRAKFRAIIIVLILLFIISTISIYSYLKVRKKNRLLLLRTIDLAEIQLRMSEKISGFQNMETQWSVERKSADIPKTQPRIDKDIKNIILTKLDKLEKESFFLDPNCNLHQLSEQLKTNPKYLSQVINQEKKSNFNNYINELRINYLLPKLLKDIEFRNSKLSYIAFSLGYNNLNTFNAAFKKRLGILPSNFINELNNAFEIKSKSPKLPSYKLKKIG is encoded by the coding sequence ATGAATAACTTAACCAAAACTACAGTTTTTATTATTCTATTTTTTCTGTTTAATACTTTAAGCGCAAATGAAACCCCTGTAGATTCCGTAGACTCCTATTTAAATGCAGTACATAGTCTTGTAAAAAATAAGGATAGCTACAAGGAGGATTTTTTAGATATTGAGTTTTTGCTCGACAAAAATGAATATGCCCAAGGCAAGGAAAAAGTGTTAACCTTACTAAGCTTATACACTGCCTACATTTATAAATCTGCCGAAATGGCCAACAAATATAACGATCAGGCCATGGTCCTGTCGGAGAAATTGGCATATAAGGAAGGAGTACTCAAGGCGAACTACAACAGGGCCTATTTCTTGTTTGTCCTAGGTGATTTTGAGGAGTCCATGAAAATGGTCCTTGAAACTCAAAAAGTAGTTGGCGCTGCAACATACCCAGAAATCTATGCTGATATTATGACTCTAAAGTCATACATCTATTCGGAGCGAGGGGAGTATGACAGAGCATTGGAAACGGGTCTTAGACTATTGGATAGCGCAGAAAAAAGCAAAAACGATTATCTTTTGATGAAGGCCAATTCCGCTTTATCCCATTATTACCTCAGAATAGAGAACTATTCAAAATCCCTAAGTTATTGCTTAAAAGGACTACACTACATCCTTAAACTCAAAAAAACGCAATATATCTACCCCAAAATAGATGAAATTGCCCGTATGACGGCGAAATTGAACGACCCTAAGGGAGCCCTGAAAATTTATGCATTTTTCCTGGAAATAGAAAAAAAACTCCCTCCTGCCGGGAGCTACATATTGGCATCCGTACACAGCAATATGGCCAATATTTACATGTCCATAGGGGAACACGAAAAGGCATTGACCCACATTTCAAAGGCCTTGGAAATTAATTTTGAAAATAATTACCTTTTTAGGATACCACGGGCACTTACCGTACAGGCGGAATTATATTTGCAGGCCAAAGACACTGCCCAGGCGATATCCAATTATGAAAAAAGCATTGAAGCTGCCGAAAACATTGATGCTTTTGATGTAGTAAAACGAAATAGTTATGTTTTGGGCCAACTGTATGAAAAAACCAATCAAATCTCGAAGTCCAATGATTATAAATCCCTATATAAGGCCATAAACGATTCATTGTTTACCAATGAAAAGGAACAAAAGATCATTATTCTGGAGACTAAAAGAAAAATAAAGGAGGTATTGCAGAATAAAAAAATATTGGAATTGGAAAATCAAGCCCAGAGGGCAAAGTTCCGGGCCATTATCATTGTACTCATTTTACTTTTTATTATTAGTACTATTTCCATTTATTCTTACCTTAAAGTAAGGAAGAAAAATAGACTACTATTGCTAAGAACTATAGATCTGGCGGAAATACAGCTAAGAATGAGCGAAAAAATAAGTGGGTTCCAAAATATGGAAACCCAATGGTCCGTTGAAAGAAAAAGTGCGGATATCCCTAAAACACAACCTAGAATAGATAAGGATATTAAGAATATTATTCTGACCAAATTGGATAAATTGGAAAAGGAAAGTTTTTTCTTAGATCCAAATTGTAATTTACATCAACTTTCGGAACAACTAAAAACCAATCCCAAATACCTATCCCAGGTCATAAATCAAGAAAAAAAATCAAATTTCAATAACTATATCAACGAACTAAGAATAAACTATTTACTCCCAAAATTACTAAAGGATATAGAGTTCAGAAACAGCAAATTAAGTTATATTGCCTTTTCCCTAGGATACAACAACTTGAACACCTTTAATGCCGCTTTTAAAAAGCGATTGGGTATTCTTCCTTCCAACTTTATCAATGAACTTAATAACGCTTTTGAAATTAAAAGCAAATCTCCGAAACTACCTTCTTATAAACTAAAAAAGATAGGGTAG